A stretch of the Thiomicrospira pelophila DSM 1534 genome encodes the following:
- the tkt gene encoding transketolase, whose product MPTRRDLANAIRALSMDAVQKAKSGHPGAPMGMADIAEVLWNGHMKYNPKNSNWADRDRFVLSNGHGSMLIYSLLHLTGFDLGMEDIKQFRQLHSKTAGHPEYGYADGIETTTGPLGQGITNAVGMAIAERTLAAQFNRPGHAIVDHHTYAFMGDGCLMEGLSHESCAMAGALGLGKLVAFWDDNNISIDGHIDEWMEQDVAGRFESYGWHVIRGVDGHNADAIDAAIHEAKSIQDKPTLICTKTTIGFGSPNLCGTHDCHGAPLGDQEIALTRENLGWKHEPFVIPQEIYDGWDHTKKGADEEAEWNALFEDYAKNYPDLAKEFKRRMAGELPANFEVEMDKFIAKTQADMPNIASRKASQNAIEAMGPLLPEMFGGSADLTGSNLTNWSGTVKVNKNTPNGNYLSWGVREFGMAHMMNGMVLHGGFKVYGATFLMFMEFMRNALRMSALMKIGTIYVYTHDSIGLGEDGPTHQPVEQIATMRMIPNFQTWRGCDAIESAVSWKVAMMRGNAPTALVFSRQNLTPMERTPEQVKMIEKGGYVLKDCQCSGACDADLIIIATGSEVELAVKAADAITAKGKKVRVVSMPCPDMFDMQDQAYKDSVLIPGVKRLAVEAGVTDFWRKYVGLEGDVVGIDTFGESAPAGELFKEFGFTVENVVSKAEALIG is encoded by the coding sequence ATGCCAACTCGTAGAGATTTAGCTAACGCGATTCGTGCGTTAAGTATGGATGCCGTACAAAAAGCCAAGTCAGGTCACCCAGGCGCGCCTATGGGCATGGCTGATATAGCTGAAGTACTGTGGAATGGCCACATGAAGTACAACCCAAAAAATTCAAACTGGGCAGATCGTGACCGTTTTGTGTTATCAAATGGTCATGGCTCAATGCTGATCTACTCTCTACTACATTTGACCGGTTTCGACTTGGGTATGGAAGATATCAAGCAATTCCGTCAGCTACATTCTAAAACGGCTGGTCACCCAGAGTATGGTTATGCCGATGGTATTGAAACTACGACTGGGCCACTAGGTCAGGGCATTACCAATGCGGTTGGTATGGCCATTGCAGAGCGTACTTTAGCGGCGCAGTTTAACCGTCCGGGCCATGCAATTGTAGATCACCACACTTATGCCTTTATGGGCGATGGCTGTTTGATGGAGGGCTTGTCTCACGAATCTTGCGCGATGGCCGGAGCTCTAGGTCTTGGCAAATTAGTCGCTTTCTGGGATGACAATAATATCTCAATCGACGGACACATTGACGAGTGGATGGAGCAAGATGTGGCGGGTCGTTTCGAGTCTTATGGCTGGCACGTTATTCGTGGTGTAGATGGTCACAATGCCGATGCAATTGATGCGGCAATCCACGAAGCCAAGTCTATTCAAGACAAGCCGACTTTAATTTGTACTAAAACCACCATCGGTTTTGGTTCGCCAAACCTATGCGGTACGCACGACTGCCACGGTGCACCACTGGGTGATCAAGAAATCGCATTAACGCGTGAAAACTTAGGCTGGAAGCACGAGCCATTCGTTATCCCACAAGAAATCTATGATGGCTGGGATCACACTAAGAAAGGCGCGGATGAAGAAGCTGAATGGAATGCATTATTTGAAGATTATGCGAAAAACTATCCTGATTTAGCGAAAGAGTTCAAGCGTCGTATGGCGGGTGAATTACCAGCTAACTTTGAAGTTGAAATGGATAAGTTTATTGCTAAGACGCAAGCAGATATGCCAAATATCGCTTCACGTAAAGCGTCACAAAATGCGATTGAAGCGATGGGTCCATTGCTACCAGAAATGTTTGGTGGTTCAGCGGATTTAACCGGTTCAAACCTAACCAACTGGTCAGGCACGGTTAAAGTGAACAAAAACACACCAAACGGTAACTACCTGTCTTGGGGTGTACGTGAATTTGGTATGGCACACATGATGAACGGTATGGTTCTGCATGGTGGCTTCAAAGTTTATGGTGCGACTTTCTTAATGTTTATGGAATTCATGCGTAACGCATTACGTATGTCGGCTTTGATGAAGATCGGTACTATCTATGTTTACACTCACGACTCAATCGGTCTAGGTGAAGATGGCCCAACACATCAGCCAGTTGAGCAAATTGCGACCATGCGCATGATTCCTAACTTCCAAACCTGGCGTGGTTGTGATGCGATCGAATCAGCCGTATCTTGGAAAGTAGCCATGATGCGTGGCAATGCGCCAACAGCGTTAGTCTTCTCTCGTCAAAACCTAACGCCAATGGAGCGTACCCCAGAGCAAGTTAAAATGATTGAAAAAGGCGGTTATGTCTTGAAAGATTGCCAGTGCTCAGGCGCTTGCGATGCTGATTTGATTATCATCGCAACGGGTTCTGAAGTTGAGCTGGCAGTAAAAGCCGCTGATGCGATCACAGCAAAAGGCAAGAAAGTACGTGTTGTATCTATGCCTTGCCCAGATATGTTTGATATGCAAGACCAAGCTTACAAGGATTCGGTCTTGATTCCAGGTGTAAAACGCTTGGCAGTAGAGGCGGGTGTAACGGATTTCTGGCGTAAATATGTTGGCCTAGAAGGTGATGTTGTCGGTATCGACACCTTCGGTGAGTCAGCGCCAGCCGGTGAACTATTTAAAGAATTTGGTTTCACCGTTGAAAACGTTGTATCGAAAGCCGAAGCATTAATCGGGTAA
- the gap gene encoding type I glyceraldehyde-3-phosphate dehydrogenase, whose amino-acid sequence MSIKVGINGFGRIGRMAFRAAAKDFPGIEIVAINDLLDPEYLAYMLKYDSVHGNFNGDVSVEGNNMIVNGKKIRLTAERDPANLKWDEAGVDLVIECTGFFLTEESCQAHIQAGAKKVVQSAPSKDHTPMFVYGVNHNEYAGQAIVSAASCTTNGLAPVAKVLNDNFGIKRGLMTTVHAATATQKTVDGPSQKDWRGGRGILENIIPSSTGAAKAVGKVLPALNGKLTGMAFRVPTSDVSVVDLTVELNKDATYEQICSAMKKASEGEMKGVLGYTDESVVSTDFRGNSHPSIFDAGAGIALDGTFVKVVAWYDNEYGYTCNMMRVVQHVGK is encoded by the coding sequence ATGTCAATTAAAGTTGGTATCAATGGTTTCGGCCGTATCGGTCGTATGGCATTCCGTGCCGCGGCTAAAGATTTTCCAGGTATCGAAATCGTCGCGATTAACGATTTGTTAGACCCAGAATATTTAGCCTATATGTTGAAGTACGACTCTGTACACGGCAACTTCAATGGTGACGTTTCAGTAGAAGGCAATAACATGATTGTTAACGGTAAAAAAATCCGCTTAACAGCTGAGCGTGATCCGGCTAACTTGAAGTGGGATGAAGCGGGCGTTGATTTGGTTATCGAATGTACAGGTTTCTTCTTAACTGAAGAATCTTGCCAGGCACACATCCAAGCAGGCGCGAAGAAAGTAGTTCAATCTGCACCTTCAAAAGACCACACTCCGATGTTTGTTTATGGCGTTAACCACAATGAATATGCTGGACAAGCGATTGTTTCTGCAGCGTCTTGTACAACAAACGGTTTAGCACCTGTTGCTAAGGTATTAAATGACAACTTTGGCATCAAGCGTGGTTTGATGACGACTGTTCACGCAGCAACGGCTACTCAGAAAACCGTTGACGGTCCATCACAAAAAGATTGGCGCGGTGGTCGTGGTATTTTAGAAAACATCATCCCATCTTCAACGGGTGCGGCTAAAGCAGTAGGCAAAGTATTGCCAGCGCTAAACGGTAAATTGACTGGTATGGCTTTCCGTGTACCAACTTCTGACGTATCAGTGGTTGACCTAACCGTTGAACTAAACAAAGATGCAACATACGAGCAAATTTGTTCAGCGATGAAAAAAGCCTCAGAAGGTGAAATGAAAGGCGTTTTAGGTTATACCGATGAGTCTGTAGTTTCTACCGACTTCCGTGGTAATAGCCACCCATCAATTTTTGATGCGGGTGCGGGTATTGCACTAGACGGTACTTTCGTAAAAGTAGTGGCTTGGTACGATAACGAGTATGGCTATACTTGCAACATGATGCGTGTTGTTCAACACGTTGGTAAGTAA
- a CDS encoding phosphoglycerate kinase, with the protein MSFIRMADLDLKGKRVLIRADLNVPVKGGKVTSDARIRASMKTFEAAMKAGAKVMVMSHLGRPEEGVFSEENSLAPVAADLSAKLGKEVRLIKDYLDGGFDVAEGELVLLENVRFNVGEKKNTEELSKKYAALCDVYVMDAFGTAHRAQGSTHGAGVYAPVACAGLLLTEELDALTKALKEPARPLVAIVGGSKVSTKLTVLESLSTVVDQLVVGGGIANTFIKAAGHNVGKSLCEDDLVPTANKLNDIMNGRGASIPLAKDVVTGKEFAENAAAETKSVSDVADDDMIFDIGPKTAAELAEIIKNAGTVVWNGPVGVFEFDQFGEGTKTISKAIAESKAFSIAGGGDTLAAIDKYGIEDQVSYISTGGGAFLEFLEGKKLPAVDMLEKRAAK; encoded by the coding sequence ATGTCTTTTATTCGTATGGCTGACTTGGATCTTAAAGGCAAGCGCGTATTAATTCGTGCGGACCTTAACGTTCCTGTTAAAGGCGGCAAAGTTACCTCTGATGCACGTATTCGAGCGTCTATGAAAACATTTGAAGCGGCTATGAAAGCCGGCGCTAAGGTGATGGTTATGTCACACCTTGGTCGTCCGGAAGAAGGCGTCTTCTCTGAAGAAAACTCTTTGGCACCCGTAGCGGCTGATTTATCAGCTAAGCTAGGCAAGGAAGTTCGCTTAATTAAAGACTACTTAGATGGCGGCTTTGATGTAGCAGAAGGTGAATTGGTTCTCCTTGAAAACGTACGTTTTAACGTAGGTGAGAAAAAGAATACCGAAGAGCTATCAAAGAAATATGCGGCTTTATGTGATGTATATGTGATGGATGCTTTCGGTACGGCACACCGTGCACAAGGTTCGACTCACGGCGCTGGCGTTTATGCACCTGTTGCTTGTGCTGGCTTGTTGCTAACTGAAGAATTGGATGCTTTAACAAAGGCTCTGAAAGAGCCAGCACGTCCTTTAGTTGCAATTGTTGGTGGTTCTAAAGTATCAACTAAGTTAACCGTTTTAGAGTCTTTGTCTACCGTTGTGGATCAGTTGGTTGTAGGTGGTGGTATCGCCAATACCTTCATTAAGGCTGCAGGCCATAATGTAGGTAAATCTCTTTGTGAAGACGATTTAGTGCCTACCGCTAACAAGCTAAATGACATCATGAATGGTCGTGGAGCTTCAATCCCTTTAGCAAAAGATGTTGTAACTGGCAAAGAGTTTGCTGAAAATGCGGCAGCAGAAACGAAATCTGTTTCTGACGTAGCCGATGACGACATGATTTTCGATATTGGTCCGAAAACAGCGGCTGAGCTAGCTGAGATCATCAAAAATGCTGGAACGGTTGTTTGGAACGGTCCAGTTGGTGTATTTGAGTTTGATCAGTTTGGAGAAGGTACAAAAACCATCTCTAAAGCGATTGCTGAATCAAAAGCCTTTTCAATTGCAGGCGGTGGTGACACCTTAGCCGCGATTGATAAATATGGTATTGAAGATCAAGTATCTTATATTTCAACAGGTGGTGGCGCATTCCTAGAGTTCTTGGAAGGCAAAAAGCTACCGGCGGTTGATATGTTGGAAAAACGCGCCGCTAAGTAA
- the pyk gene encoding pyruvate kinase: MVTSMRRTKIVATLGPATDRPGEIERIIKAGVDVVRINMSHGAAEDHIDRANWIREAAAKLNREVAVLVDLQGPKIRIAKFKNGPIEVKDGDQFALDNAVGTEEGNQQEVGLTYKNLPYDVKAGDLLLLDDGRIVMQVNQVVGERVECTVTVGGTLSNNKGINLMGGGLSASALTEKDKEDILTAAKIDADYLALSFPRSAEDVEYCRTLASQAGLNCSIVSKIERAEAVADDETLDGIILASDVVMIARGDLGVEVGDAQLPALQKKIIKRSRQLNRVTITATQMMETMIDNAIPTRAEVFDVANAVMDGSDAVMLSGETATGRFPAQVIETMGRICHEAEKSRSTRHSTHRVEDYFSAVDETIAMATMYAANHFNVKCIAALTESGNTPLLMSRISSGIPIFALTPHVGTRRKVCMYRGVYPSMVDYSGLNDDEIQQNVLMQLKKFGIVQEGDLVILTRGEQRGTMGGTNRLEIVKVP; this comes from the coding sequence ATGGTCACCTCAATGAGAAGAACTAAAATTGTTGCTACGCTAGGTCCAGCAACGGATCGTCCAGGCGAAATTGAACGCATTATTAAAGCGGGTGTGGATGTTGTGCGTATTAACATGTCGCACGGTGCGGCGGAAGATCATATTGATCGCGCTAACTGGATTCGTGAAGCGGCAGCTAAACTTAACCGTGAAGTCGCGGTTTTGGTTGATTTACAAGGCCCAAAAATTCGAATTGCTAAGTTTAAAAACGGCCCAATCGAAGTTAAAGACGGCGATCAATTTGCACTCGATAACGCAGTTGGTACCGAAGAAGGTAACCAGCAGGAAGTCGGTTTGACCTATAAAAACCTGCCTTATGACGTTAAAGCCGGTGATTTATTGTTGTTGGATGATGGGCGTATTGTCATGCAAGTCAATCAAGTGGTTGGCGAACGTGTAGAGTGTACCGTTACTGTTGGTGGAACCTTGTCTAACAACAAAGGCATTAACTTAATGGGTGGTGGTTTATCAGCCAGTGCATTAACGGAAAAAGATAAGGAAGATATCTTAACCGCGGCCAAAATTGACGCAGATTATTTAGCTTTGTCATTTCCACGCTCAGCCGAAGATGTCGAATATTGTCGTACACTTGCAAGCCAGGCCGGTTTGAATTGCAGTATCGTATCTAAAATTGAACGTGCCGAAGCGGTCGCGGATGATGAAACATTAGATGGCATTATCTTAGCCTCTGACGTGGTGATGATTGCGCGTGGTGACTTAGGTGTGGAAGTAGGTGACGCGCAACTACCTGCTTTGCAAAAGAAAATTATTAAACGTTCACGTCAGTTGAATCGTGTCACCATCACAGCGACTCAGATGATGGAAACCATGATTGATAATGCGATTCCGACTCGCGCCGAAGTATTTGACGTAGCCAATGCGGTTATGGATGGTTCGGATGCGGTAATGCTATCTGGCGAAACAGCGACGGGTCGTTTCCCGGCTCAGGTTATTGAGACGATGGGTCGTATCTGTCATGAAGCGGAAAAGTCGCGCTCTACTCGCCATTCTACACACCGTGTTGAAGACTATTTCAGTGCAGTTGATGAAACCATTGCGATGGCCACCATGTATGCGGCTAATCACTTCAATGTTAAGTGTATCGCCGCGTTAACCGAATCAGGCAATACGCCCTTGTTGATGTCTCGTATTAGCTCGGGTATTCCAATTTTTGCGCTAACACCACACGTTGGTACGCGTCGTAAAGTTTGTATGTACCGTGGTGTCTATCCATCAATGGTTGATTACAGTGGCTTAAATGATGATGAAATTCAGCAAAATGTACTGATGCAGCTTAAAAAGTTCGGCATTGTGCAGGAAGGTGATTTAGTTATCTTGACTCGTGGCGAACAACGCGGCACTATGGGCGGAACTAATCGTTTAGAGATCGTAAAAGTCCCTTGA
- the fba gene encoding class II fructose-bisphosphate aldolase (catalyzes the reversible aldol condensation of dihydroxyacetonephosphate and glyceraldehyde 3-phosphate in the Calvin cycle, glycolysis, and/or gluconeogenesis) produces the protein MAMITLRELMDYAAEHQFGMPAFNVNNMEQVRAIMRAAAAVDSPVILQGSAGARKYAGEPMLRHLVQGAVEMFPNVPVVMHQDHGSDVGVCLRAIQSGFTSVMMDGSLMSDMKTPASYEYNAGITAEVVKIAHAGGVSVEGELGCLGSLETGMMGEEDGHGSDEKLDHSALLTDPEEAAQFVKDTNVDCLAVAVGTSHGAYKFTSKPSDDVLKIDQIKKIHERIPTTHLVMHGSSSVPEEWLTIINNYGGDMGQTYGVPVEAIVEGIKYGVRKVNIDTDLRMASTGAIRKHLAENTSNFDPRKFFKAAEDAMMEICKARFEAFGCAGHGSKIKALGLEEMQARYASGSLNQIVK, from the coding sequence ATGGCGATGATTACACTTCGTGAATTAATGGACTACGCAGCAGAACACCAATTCGGTATGCCAGCGTTTAACGTAAACAACATGGAACAGGTTCGTGCCATCATGCGCGCTGCAGCCGCTGTTGACTCACCGGTTATCCTTCAGGGTTCAGCTGGTGCGCGTAAATATGCTGGTGAACCTATGTTGCGTCACCTTGTACAAGGTGCGGTAGAAATGTTCCCGAACGTACCGGTTGTTATGCACCAGGATCACGGCTCAGACGTAGGCGTATGTTTACGCGCGATCCAGTCTGGTTTCACTTCGGTGATGATGGACGGTTCTTTGATGTCGGACATGAAAACCCCAGCATCTTATGAATACAATGCGGGTATCACGGCTGAAGTGGTTAAAATCGCACACGCTGGTGGTGTTTCAGTTGAAGGTGAACTAGGTTGTTTAGGTTCACTAGAAACGGGCATGATGGGCGAAGAAGACGGCCACGGTTCTGACGAAAAACTAGATCATTCAGCTTTGTTGACTGATCCAGAAGAAGCGGCTCAGTTTGTAAAAGACACTAACGTAGACTGTTTAGCGGTAGCGGTTGGTACATCTCACGGTGCTTACAAGTTTACTTCTAAGCCATCTGACGATGTATTAAAAATTGATCAGATCAAAAAGATCCATGAGCGTATCCCAACCACTCACCTTGTAATGCACGGTTCATCTTCTGTACCAGAAGAGTGGCTAACCATCATCAACAACTACGGTGGTGATATGGGTCAAACTTACGGTGTACCGGTTGAAGCGATTGTTGAAGGCATCAAGTACGGTGTGCGTAAAGTAAACATCGATACCGACCTACGTATGGCATCTACTGGTGCGATTCGTAAGCACTTAGCAGAAAATACTTCAAACTTCGATCCGCGTAAATTCTTTAAAGCGGCTGAAGATGCGATGATGGAAATCTGTAAAGCACGTTTCGAAGCATTTGGCTGTGCTGGTCACGGTTCTAAGATCAAGGCACTTGGTCTAGAAGAAATGCAAGCACGTTATGCTTCTGGTTCATTGAACCAAATCGTAAAATAA
- a CDS encoding LysR substrate-binding domain-containing protein, translating into MADKPNQLIRHATIRQLQVFEAIARHKSFTRAAEELHLTQPTVSMQVKKLADALEVDLFELIGRKVFLTQAGETLYDAAKDILEKLEVSEDHIKNQKGFSGGRVKFSVVSSAQYFVPKVIYDFVERYPEVKVAMNVGNKEQLLERIQKNEDDFYILGEPSDALNIESYQLAPNPLVFIAHKSNPLAKKSKIKLSELANVPFLMREKGSGKRAQVEKAFQKQNFNPNIKMILGGNELVRLGVLQNLGVAVASLATVINYVEQGELVILDVEGFPIHRHWYLVTSKGKMLSIAAQKLIELLKIEIKSLNKKIEQYLP; encoded by the coding sequence ATGGCAGATAAACCTAATCAATTAATTCGACACGCGACCATACGGCAGCTTCAAGTGTTTGAAGCGATCGCGAGGCATAAAAGCTTTACGCGTGCGGCTGAAGAATTACACCTAACCCAACCAACAGTTTCGATGCAGGTTAAAAAATTAGCCGATGCACTAGAGGTTGATTTGTTTGAGCTAATTGGGCGCAAAGTATTTTTAACCCAAGCTGGAGAAACCCTCTATGATGCGGCTAAAGATATTCTTGAGAAGCTTGAGGTCTCAGAAGACCATATTAAAAATCAAAAGGGCTTTTCTGGCGGACGCGTAAAATTTTCGGTTGTTTCCTCTGCACAGTATTTTGTGCCTAAAGTGATCTATGATTTTGTCGAGCGTTACCCTGAGGTGAAAGTCGCGATGAATGTAGGCAACAAGGAACAGCTACTCGAACGCATTCAAAAAAATGAAGACGATTTTTATATTCTAGGTGAACCATCCGATGCTCTGAATATCGAATCCTACCAATTGGCCCCTAATCCTTTGGTTTTTATTGCCCACAAGTCGAACCCTTTAGCAAAAAAATCGAAAATCAAACTGTCTGAGTTGGCAAATGTGCCGTTCTTGATGCGAGAAAAGGGATCGGGCAAACGTGCACAAGTAGAAAAAGCGTTTCAAAAACAAAACTTCAATCCTAATATCAAAATGATTTTGGGCGGCAATGAACTGGTTCGTTTAGGCGTGTTGCAAAACTTGGGCGTTGCGGTTGCTTCACTCGCTACCGTGATAAATTACGTTGAACAAGGGGAGCTTGTCATCCTGGATGTAGAAGGGTTTCCGATTCATCGCCATTGGTATTTGGTCACATCAAAAGGGAAAATGCTATCAATCGCGGCGCAAAAATTAATTGAATTGTTAAAAATTGAAATTAAAAGTCTCAACAAGAAAATAGAGCAATACCTTCCCTGA
- a CDS encoding ribulose-bisphosphate carboxylase — MDQSNRYADLSLKEEDLIAGQNHILVAYNMQQVAGYGYLEVAAHIAAESSTGTNVEVCTTDDFTKALDALVYEIDEANHVIKIAYPFDLFDRNGTDGKTMLVSFLTLAIGNNQGMGDVKNLQMVDFWVPETKLHLFDGPAKDISDMWRVLGRDYKNGGYIAGTIIKPKLGLRPEPFAAAAYQFWLGGDFIKNDEPQGNQVFAPMKKVMPLVVDAMKRAQDETGQAKLFSANITADDHYEMLYRADYILEAFGEFAQNVAFLVDGYVGGPGMITTARRNYPSQYLHYHRAGHGAITSPSANRGYTAFVLSKISRLQGASGIHVGTMGFGKMEGGNEDKNIAYMIERDECQGPFFYQKWNGMKPTTPIISGGMNALRLPGFFKNLGHGNIINTSGGGSYGHIDSPAAGAISLRQSYECWKQGADPIEFAKEHKEFARAFESFPADADKIYPGWREKLGVHK, encoded by the coding sequence ATGGATCAGTCGAATCGTTATGCTGACTTGAGTTTGAAAGAAGAAGACCTAATTGCCGGTCAAAACCATATTTTGGTGGCTTATAACATGCAGCAGGTCGCGGGTTATGGTTACCTAGAAGTGGCGGCGCATATTGCGGCCGAATCATCAACCGGTACAAACGTAGAAGTATGTACTACCGATGATTTTACTAAAGCGTTAGACGCATTGGTTTATGAGATTGATGAAGCCAATCACGTGATTAAAATTGCTTATCCGTTCGATTTGTTCGACCGTAACGGCACTGATGGCAAAACCATGTTGGTTTCTTTCCTAACTTTGGCGATTGGTAACAACCAAGGTATGGGCGATGTTAAAAACCTACAGATGGTAGATTTTTGGGTTCCAGAAACTAAATTGCACTTGTTTGATGGTCCTGCAAAAGACATTTCTGACATGTGGCGTGTTTTGGGTCGTGATTATAAAAACGGTGGTTACATCGCGGGTACGATCATCAAGCCAAAATTAGGCTTACGTCCAGAACCTTTTGCAGCCGCAGCTTACCAGTTCTGGTTAGGTGGCGACTTCATTAAAAATGATGAACCACAAGGTAACCAAGTTTTCGCACCAATGAAAAAGGTTATGCCTTTAGTGGTTGATGCGATGAAACGTGCACAAGACGAAACCGGTCAAGCCAAGTTGTTCTCTGCCAACATCACCGCAGATGACCATTACGAAATGCTTTACCGCGCGGACTACATCCTAGAAGCCTTTGGTGAGTTTGCACAAAACGTTGCATTCCTAGTTGACGGCTATGTAGGTGGTCCTGGCATGATTACAACCGCTCGTCGTAATTATCCTTCACAATACTTACATTATCACCGTGCAGGTCATGGTGCGATCACATCGCCATCTGCTAACCGTGGTTACACCGCATTTGTTTTATCTAAAATCTCTCGTTTACAAGGGGCGTCAGGTATCCACGTGGGTACGATGGGCTTCGGTAAAATGGAAGGTGGCAACGAAGACAAAAATATTGCTTACATGATCGAGCGTGATGAGTGTCAAGGGCCATTCTTCTATCAAAAATGGAACGGCATGAAGCCAACCACGCCAATCATCTCTGGCGGTATGAACGCACTTCGCCTACCGGGTTTCTTCAAAAACTTAGGTCACGGCAACATCATCAACACCTCTGGCGGTGGTTCATATGGCCACATCGACAGCCCAGCCGCCGGTGCGATTTCATTGCGCCAGTCTTATGAGTGTTGGAAGCAAGGGGCCGACCCAATCGAATTCGCGAAAGAACACAAAGAATTCGCGCGTGCGTTTGAGTCCTTCCCTGCTGATGCTGACAAAATCTATCCAGGTTGGAGAGAAAAGTTAGGCGTTCATAAATAA
- a CDS encoding CbbQ/NirQ/NorQ/GpvN family protein produces MDIRQYNIEKEPFYQAQNNEVSLYQAAYNARLPVMVKGPTGCGKSRFIEHMAWKLGKPLITVSCNEDITASDLVGRFLLDSSGTRWVDGPLTMAARHGAICYLDEVVEARQDTMVVIHALTDHRRELSLDKKGELVKAHPDFQLVISYNPGYQSLMKDLKQSTKQRFCALDFDYAPAYVEAEILVKESGVELEVAKKLVQIGEAARNLKGHGLDEGISTRLMVYAATLIAQGVEKQDACRMALVRPITDDADIRETLDNAINMVFA; encoded by the coding sequence ATGGATATTCGCCAATATAACATCGAAAAAGAACCGTTTTACCAAGCACAGAACAACGAGGTTTCGTTATACCAAGCCGCTTATAATGCGCGTCTCCCGGTGATGGTTAAAGGTCCAACCGGTTGTGGTAAATCGCGTTTTATTGAACACATGGCTTGGAAATTGGGCAAACCATTAATCACCGTATCATGTAACGAAGACATTACAGCGTCTGATTTAGTTGGTCGTTTTTTATTAGACTCGAGCGGCACACGTTGGGTAGACGGACCTTTAACTATGGCCGCACGTCATGGCGCGATTTGTTATTTAGATGAAGTGGTCGAAGCACGTCAAGATACGATGGTGGTAATTCACGCGTTAACCGATCACCGTCGTGAATTGTCATTAGATAAAAAAGGCGAGCTAGTTAAAGCCCACCCAGATTTTCAATTAGTGATCTCTTACAATCCGGGTTATCAGAGCTTGATGAAGGACTTAAAGCAATCAACCAAACAACGTTTCTGCGCGCTAGATTTTGATTATGCCCCGGCTTATGTCGAAGCCGAAATTTTGGTCAAAGAATCTGGCGTGGAGTTGGAGGTCGCGAAAAAATTGGTTCAAATTGGTGAAGCCGCACGTAATTTAAAAGGCCACGGTCTGGACGAAGGTATTTCAACACGTTTGATGGTCTATGCGGCCACGCTGATTGCGCAGGGTGTTGAAAAGCAAGATGCTTGTCGTATGGCATTGGTTCGCCCGATTACCGACGATGCGGATATCCGTGAAACCTTGGATAATGCCATTAATATGGTTTTTGCTTAA